DNA sequence from the Malus domestica chromosome 11, GDT2T_hap1 genome:
caacagcactgcggcgagaacggttggttacctatccaagtctcggtcgaagAGGATTTCCGggtccttattgattgaggtcatctcattagccttctcggcgaagtgaggtgttacggtaTATCGAGCTCGGCGCTGTGCTCGcggagttattttatgattggatattcccaagtgggatttagagttcggcattcggacggccgaaccacgttcaccattaaaacttatatttgctttgagtatttgtgcccttacactttggtgtcgattcggcgtgagtttactctgacgaataacatcactgtgactgaatccgacgacgacgactcgtgaacttcgtaagaatagtaaccttgtcttcaggttcgagaacccaagaggccgagatgcgttccttcctcggtcgcaatcgcaagacgcaggagtcagccgcgcacccaacgcaacatcaacaaatttactcctcggccgaactcagccgacgagttggcacgcccgcattcaccgaaggacgtagttagcttatagattactcgacctgcgcgccacgtaggcttggtagtttctagggtcaacaattACTAAACCGCAGGTGGCACTCAACGTTAAACTATGCTATTGCTAATTAAACTGTCCAACCTAGAGAGCAGAAACTTGAGTGTAAGGATGATATTGAGAGGTACCAGGCACGATTGGTGGCCAAGTGACATACTTAGACATATGGTGTTGACTATACAAAACATTTGCTCATGTAGCAAAGATTAATGCGCTAAGAGTGTTGTTTTCCTTGGCAGCCAATTTAGATTGGCCATTACaacaatttgatgtgaaaaatgctttcTTTCATGGCAATCTCAAGGAAGAGGTGTACATGGATATTCCGTCGGGGCATACATCGGTCTCGCAACAAGGAGCGACGCACAAATTGAACAAGGAGTTGTATGGACTGAAACAATCATCTCGAGCATGGTTTGGGAGGTTTCAGACGGCCATGAGAAAGTATGGGTTCAGGCATAGCAATTCCGATCATACACTCTTCCTAAAACGTCGAATGGGTAAGTTAACGACACTaattatttatgtggatgatatcattGTAAAAGTTTTCTACTATGAGTTTGTCAAATAAAGCATCATgtcaagagaagaaaaaagaaaatataatcaTAGTTTGTGGGAAAATGCTAGGGACACCACAAATTTTAACACATTAGTATACTATCTGAAATGTCAAGTGACGTATACATGTCATGTCAGTTAATGAATTTATATCGTTAGATATTTGTTATATGCATCACTTGTCACGTAAGATGATACACCAATATGATACAAAAATATGATCTCCTAGGCGATACTCCTAGTTTGTTTCGTGATAACCACCAGAGAATGAAGTCCAAACTTATTATTAACGATTATTTATGACAATTAAGACATCATTTGGGCATATTAATTAAACaacatagatttttttttattaaataaattgcATGAGGGCCTTCAATCCTCTTAGGGCCGTGCGTGAAATTTTCGAGCCCTAACAAGGCCGAAGCACTCCCGCCAAACCGAAAGCTTGACTTTGAGTTGAAGCTTTTCTCTCTCGTGTGGTAAATAAAAATACCAAACGCGAGGCCGCACAACACAATCTCTACTTACACGTGTGGAGAAGGGAGGATAAAAGAGAAAGAAACGCCTAACCCATTCTGTGTGTCTCGCTCTTCCTCAAACAAAGCCATGATGGAATCCCGAGACCATATCGGATCAGGATCCGGATCCGGATCCGTCAAGGGGTGGCATGCGGCGGAACTGGCGAAGTTCAAAGCGTTCCACGACCGTGAGAACAACGACCACGATATCCAGAATACAaaatgtatgtttttttttttttttttaaattttgtcttaGGGTTTATCTGTGATGGGGAAGATGATCTGGAATTTGCAATTGGCTAACAGCAACTATGCAATGCTTTGAATTAGAGAACGAAAAGTAAAGGGGCCTTTAGTTATATGTTTGCTTGCTTACGCATTCTATCAGGAATTTGTCGTCTGAACAGCGCTGTGTAAGTGCCATACAACGCTTCTATGGCCCGTAAAAAACATTCAAATTTTACAGCGCATCCATGGCGCAATTAATATTCAAGCATGTATACATCACTATCAGATGCAGTTTGATTGTGATCAGAGACCGTCTAACAGCAACTAGAAATTAGACATATATAAGACATACCATCATTATGCTAGTTTATGGGCACATCGATGCTCTCTTATCATTAACCTCATGGTTTGCGAGTGCTGATTTCCATAGCAAGTAAGCTTTTTATTCTGATCACAATACTTGGAAAATGGGAATGCATGCTGTTTTCTGCTTTCTGTTCTGTAGTTTATATTTTTGTAGCAGGATAATTTCGCCGGGGCCGGGTgtcttatttattatttatattttatattttaggcATTCAAGTATTCCGACTTTTGACCTTTAAACAAATTAACAGACAAAGAGGAATATGTCtaaggataaacaaacaaaGAGGAGGACGATTTACAAAAGGGTGTTGGAGACTCAATGACTCGACTGACTCAACTGGAACTCGaccacaaagaagaagaagaagaagaagaagacaaagaaggaTTTGATGCTGGCTGTGCAATTTGTTGTACAGAAGGTAACCACGGCACTGGTACTTGTCCGTACTGggatttcaattcaattcaatccaagCTTTAACTGGGACcaactaaaaaaaatggaaacaagACTTAGAGATTGTTCTAGGTCTCATGGACTTAGATGTTGCTTTGAGAGAGGAAGAACCAGATGTTCCTGAAGAGGATGACTCGACTAAGATTACAAACAAGTATGAGAAGTGGCATAAGGCAAATAGGATGGCAATTCTCATTATGAAAAGGGCAATGTCTGACACTGTGAGAGGTGGTACTGCTGATATGGAGAGTGCTAAGGAATTTTTGGCATCAATTGAAGCTAAGTTCAAGGAATCCGATAAAGCTGAAACCGGAAACCTTATGAACTCATTGATGACAACCAAGTTTGTCGATGGAAGTGCGAGGGAGCACATATTGGGGCTGATTGATATTGCTACTAAGTTGAATGCTTTGGATGTTGCAATTAGTGATCCATTTTTGGTTCATCTGGCTCTCAACTCTTTGCCTTCGGAGTACTCTCAACTGAAAAGCACATACAATGCTCAAAAGGAAAAATGGAATCTCAATGAGCTTATAGCTATTTGTGTTCGCGAACATAAGATAAGAGAAAAGCAATGTTGCTAATTTAGTCCACACTCCACACCCATGCTAAGAATTATACCAATGAAATTTCCAAAAATCCCTCCTACAAACCTAAGGGGTCTAACAACTTCAAGGCAGCAACTAAGCCAAATGGTTTGAAGTGTTAGTTTGAATACATCTTGTTACTAGTCTTAGCAtactttttttattcaaaagaaGTTACCAGTTGGTCACGAAATCATGGccgtcattttttttttatgttgggaGAGATTCACAGAATTATTTTAACTTTCCTCTAACTACCATCGTAGGATTTCCTAAtgttttattttgtcaaattcTATTTTAGTGCGTACTCATCACACGCCACAACATTCCTCATCACTTATCAGCAGTAATTTCTAATCAAAATATCCAAAAggaattattattagcactcaaaaaatctcctttgacactccaaactttttataattaggaagaaaagtacatttgtgaggagtgtagaatgtgatttttgaagtgttaataacaatttcctaTCCAAAAAGCCAAATCAACAAACAGCCCACAAACTCAATGGTGTGCAAAATGAACGGCCGAGATATCACAATCAGAAGAGATTTTTCAAGGTATCTACAtcatatgtcattatataaataaaataatatttaaaaaataaataaacaaatgatgTAACCGCGCCGTGTTGTTCCGGTCACGTTAAAAATCTCTCCGCAACCAGAACGTAACATACCATAACACGTAAGAGTCACAAGGAATCACAACCCGATATTTTCAGAATCCAAGGTGGAAGAAACAGACAACATTTTTGTCCGATGTGAGAAATCCAGCCGGAATTGTCAAGTGATCAGAAACCTCTCCATCAATCAAACAACTGGACGGCTTAAATcccccttttgttttttttggtttttcgaTCTTAATTATGTGGCTGCCACACAAACGGAACAAAAATAAGACCATCAGATTGTGAAAATCTTGGGGTTTTGAGGGTGGGTCGGGAGATGGATCAGTTTGTGGTGGTGTGAGGAGTCCACGACCCCTAATTAGTTGAGAAATTTGGTTTTTCGCAACTGGGTTTCTCTCGGATATGGCGGAAAAGCTTTGCCTGATGGCCTCCCATGGCTATCCTCACGGCCGCGTTCTGCACCAGGAGCAACTCATGAGCGTTATCAAGGTAAAAGCAAAAGCCTTTGAGCTCAGCTTATGATTTTTTTCTATAGAAAGTTTTCATCTTTGTGTTTATTTTGGAATAATGTTCATTTGGGTTGCTTTTTCTTGATTGGTGTTGTGTGATTGTTTGAGCTTTAATGGGATTCATGTTTGATTTGTGATTTGGGTTGGTTTATTTGAAGCTAAAGGTTTCCATTTTTGCATTTGTTTTATGAGGAGATTCATTGGGTTTGTTTTTCTTGATTGATATCATGTGATTGGTTGGGTTCTTTTGGGATTCATGTTTGGTTTGTGATTTGGGTTTGTTTGTGTATTAATAAAATTCGGTTCCTCGAGGCTACATATGGTGCCTGTGAtcggattggattggattgaagGTTGTTTATGGAGGAAATGGAGGCCAACTTCCAAGTTGTATCTTGAAGGTGAAAAATGGATGAGTCATGAAGGAACTTTTGTCGGAAGGGATAAGTTTCATTCTTACTTCAACAGCCCTTGGATGTAGTGagttatccaatccaatccaatcttaGGTACCAAATGTGGCTTGAGTTTATCTTGTATGTTTAGCTCTAATTGGGTTTCAATTTTCTTGTTTCGGTTTTGGAAGAAATTGCATGTCTGTTGgtattttcctttctcttttaaAGCTGTTGCTAGTAAGTTTATAAAGAATTTTCTGTAGTTGTTTGGTATTTATCTGTCCCGGTCCCATGCTCCCTGCCAGTAattagttttttgttaaagaaaCTAATCTTTTTTTAACACAGGATTTTCAACCCTTTATGCCAAGTTTTGGAGCAAAGGAGGAAATCACAAAGTTAGGGTCTTTGAAATTGGTGCCGCAGCAATGTGAGGAGCCATGGAAACTCACAAGTGGAGTGCCGGAGGCCAATTGGTTTGTAAAGACTGTCTCAGAAATTGAAAGACCTCCACTTAATTTGCAAGGTATGCACCTCATTAGCTTTTTGTTGTATGCAGATATACTCGAGTCTCTGAGTTTAGTTATAACCAACTAATATTTTCATTCCATTTCTGTTTGTTTCAGTGAACTTAAACTTTGTCTATCTTGTTCTGTTCTGTTTATAGTAtgtaaaataagaaagtttgaTTTGTGCTATATGATTTATTCTTATTCACGTCTGGTGTAACTTTCTTTTAATGACGGACTTGTGCATCCTAAAAATAGTAGAATAACTGTAGTAGGCGATAAGGACATATGGTATACTCACCATGCTGGGGGGGGTAGATTGGACTAGGAGTGGCGTGAGCATAATTTTGTTTGTTGCAAAGGTGTCGCCGTTAATATATGTTTGTGTGTAAATGCTTGAAGGCTGAGGGGAGTGATCGAAATACTGCTATATCCTTGTTGAATTTGTAATACTGAAATATTCTTCCTTTGCAATATGTTGAATTACCACTTTTTCGTGCTGATTACAGATGTTTGTCCAGACTCAGTGCTGTTCAGCATTGGAATTGCCGAACACTTCATAAAACGTGAAAAGATGTTGCAGTTCCTCAGATCAGGAGAGGGTGAAGTGGAGAGAGGCGCAGTAGATATAACCTTACTATATGACTTGATGGGGTTACATGAAATGGGCCAACAACCATTAATGCCATCTCTTATCTACCCGAGAAGTGAGTTCAATACCCAGAAGCCTCTCTTGGACTTTGTGGGCGATCTTCACTGGAGTTCGAAAATTACAGTTCAGCCAGATGGTCGAGTCTTATTCACAGGTACTGAGGCTGAGATGAAGCATCTCCTTTCAGTTGTAGCTGAATTTTACTCCTTGAGAAACACAGTTGTTTGGAAAAAGCAGTCTGTGTTGGTTCCGCACTTTAAGAGGTACGCATGAATGCTTGTACCTGTTTCCACTCAAATATGGCACTACTTGTTTTACGGGATCAATTACGTATATTACTCCAGAAAATACAGGATCAATTACGTATAATTTAAATTTCTCGATCTTTTCTGTTccgcttctttcttttctcctaTTAAACACAACCTGACAATAATTCTATGGACCAGTGTGGGGAGCCGGGAAGCAGGAGTTATCATTGATGGAACTTTGGTCAATATGCAGGCGACTACGCTTGCTCCTTTGAAGAGGTATTGTTTTTCATGTTCTGGCTCTTGCTTTGATACTGTATtggttttttctctttttattgaCATCAACTTATATCTATCAATATCTTCGTATCTACCTGCTTTATGTGATATCAGTTTCAATACTGAATGAAATTGTTCTTTTGTAATTGATATTATTGGTTTCCACACTCGTGCGCGTATTCTGCCACCAAATACTGGATCAGGGCATCATTCTTACTGAATTTATGTCTGTTTTACTTAACAGTCCCGAAAAAGTTAAGACAAAGGCGCCCAAGCGGAGGAGTGGTAAAAAAGCAGGCAAAGATAGAGATCTCTACGAGCGGAACTACTTCCACGCCTGTGAGAGCCTTCTATCCATAATGATGAACAGAAAACAGCATGGGAAACTGGCAGTTCTCTCACTTAAAAAGTCCGGCCCAGAGCTTCCGGAACTCCTAACCCAGTTTTCTGCTGGTATCGCTGGAACTGGCTTGGCTGTCCTTTTCTCTGTCCTCTGTAAAGTAGCTTCTGGGAGGGTACCCCTTTGTGCGTCCAAACTCTTGAACACCGGAGTTGCATTTGCATTAGTCTGGCTCTCTTGGGGGGTGAATAAACTGAGGGACACAGTTGTTCAAATCAGGAAGAATTCAAAGAAGCCAGGTTTACAAGAAGAGGAAATAATGAAAAGGGTAGATAGAAGCGTGAACGAGATTTACTTGAGAGCCGGAACATTGATGGCGGTGGCGGTGTTGAGGCTTGCTTGAGCATGAAacgagaaaaggaagaagaaaacggTAGGATGATTTGAAGAACATTTGACCGGATGGCGAGTATAAATGTACATATGCAGGCCGAGCTGAGTGATCATCAGTCGAAGCTTTGTGAGCATGAGGTGAAGGATGATCGGTCTTCTAAAGACGAATTGAATTCTGATTCCGAAGCCACTCCACGGTTGACGGGAACCTGGAGCTCCCCTGAGCTCTGGCTAATGACCGGTCAGCCGGTAGTAGTAGTTTAGTAGCAATCGCAGTTTTCGTGCACAAACTCTCTCCCATCCCCTGTATCGCCATCGCCTCTATGACTAGATAAGCTGTTTTCACTGGTTACTTGTATTCTTGTCATGGCCGGTCCTCAATTTAACGTCTTCGACGCTAACAGTGGCAGACATCTTATTTCGGTTAAGGAGCAAACCGGAAAACAAACACCGAAACCATACAGAACAAACAATTAGAGCCCGTTTAGTATTCTACTTTAAtctaactttttaaactcaaaaacaatttttaagttttaggccttaaaaacttgtttggtatgattattttaaaaaactgaactcaagaataattcaaaaatatagtttatcatctaaaaacacaaaaagtgagtttttagagtgtttaaacttaaactcactcttgTCTTTTCTCCCCCTTCTCCCCTCACTTCAAAtccatctctcttttcttctttctctctcccccttctctctttttttttctttgttttttttacatttttcgtCACTCTTCCAATTCGCTCTCTTCAGTTTCtcggttctttctctctctcttcttcctctctatctcctccgatcttctcacttctttctctttcctccaatcatctcttactttctttcctcctctctcctctttctctctcaaccCCTTTTTTTGGATCTttttgtccagtttaagttgtaagatttaaaatttttaaatcgcataccaaacaagtttttgagttttaaagaaaattgttttaaagaaaaattcttaagaaatgctttgagaaattataaaaaaatttaaatatgataTCAAACAAGCTCTTAGGGTTTTCCTTCGAGGAAAGCGAAATGGATTAGCAAGGAATCGGAAAAATGTCATATTGTACATACAAAAGAATACAAGTCACTTGAACATGCTAACCCTGATCGCATTATTGCCAGGCTTGGGAACAAAAAGACTAATGGGATGCAAAGGTGCCAAATTTACTCAATTTACTCTCTTCATTCTAACACCAAACAATCTCATCGACTGAACCTAAAACAAACTCATCCACTGAACCTAAAACAAACGCATAAACCGCGGATTATGTAAACAATTATGACATGTCATGTTTCTCTTAGTGAAGAGTTCTTTGTTTCTCGTCGCCTTTTTCCACTAACGTGAATACAGTAAGTGATTCAAATGATCGCGCACCGGAAAATCTTCACTCTCAGAGTACTTTCGAAACAACTCCTGCACCAACCGTTCTACCTCCCTCCCTCAAGGCAAATCTTTGTCCTGCCAAATGAACACAGGGAACGTTTagccttaaaaaaatttcacaattaAGACACGACAACTAGTCGTGTTAACTAttaacaaataaacaaagaaaattcTTAGGTTTCTGTGGCAGAGATGATGTGAACAAACCTTGTTCAAGAGGAACCGGTTGAATCAGCTCAAAAACTGCAGTCACGTTGTCTCCAGGCATAACCATCTTAACATTTTCGGGCAGTTCTACCTTTCCAGTGATATCTGCTGTTCTCAAGTAAAACTGAGGCCTGTAGTTTGAGAAAAAGGCAGTGTGGCGTCCACCTTCATCCTTTGTGAGGACGTATATTTCTGCTTCAAACCTCTTGTGTGTCTTCACAGTTCCTGGCTTAGCAATTACCTGTGCAATGGGACAAATAAGTGAGGCGGAGCCATCCAACATTTACAGCAGTCGGTGCCAATACATAGTTTCGTTGCCATAATAAAGACAAAAATTTAGAGCATTCGAATAAACAATAACCAATAGAAGGATAATTTCCACATGGTATAACCTAGTTGGGCAAACTACAAGGGTTAAATATGGGTTTTAATAAAATTTCCACAAGTTGtataaagtaaaataaaaccAACAGCTGATAACTTTCAGGTGCAATTGAAACCACATACCTGTCCTCGTTGGATATCTTCCCTCTTCAGACCTCTAAGAAGAAGACCGACATTATCACCAGCCTAATCAAGTGCACAAAcccatcaacaacaacaacaacaacaacaacaaagccttttcccactaagtgcaCAAACCCATCAATGAAATATATTTCCTGCTCTTAAAAAGCATTGGTATCTTGAAGAGTATTTAGATTAAGTCACTTACTTGTCCATGATCCAAGATTTTCTTGAACATTTCAACACCGGTCACCACTGTTTTCAAAGGAGCACCCTGAAAAAGAACACAAACTTAGGACCAGACATTCGTAGAGTGGTATTTTACCCTAAAGCTATCAAAGACACCCATATCAAAAGGTTAATGCCAACTCATAGAATGAGTTGCATATACTAAATCATCTGCTAAAGAAGTAATAAGGGAAGAATCGCATAAGAAAGCATTGCAGcacaataaaatataaaaacttgTTTTACACAAACCTGATGTAAACCCAGAATCTCAACTTCCTCACCAACTTTAATGGTCCCTTGTTCAACACGGCCAGTGGCAACAGTTCCACGACCCTTCaagacattaaaaaaaaattaattagtaaaCTGACTGCTACAATGTAGCTACTGTAAcaccaaaaactaaaaaatgaaaatcaagtGAAAATAAGGAGCAGAACAGAGCAAGGCAAAAAGAACTATGCAACATGAAAATATGGACAATTCAAATAAAGCACGTCATTGTTCTAGGAAAGCTTGTAATAATAGTTTCATGATCAAAACAATAGTAATAGTATAACACCTAATAATAGTTCAAAACAATAGAAAGAGTATAGGAACCAACGATAATATTACAATGGAACTGTACTTGGATATTATGAACAAAATTGCAGGCAAAATTTAAGACAATTCTTGTAATGAAATAACAAATGTCAATACCCTAAAGGATTAAGTTTAACTCATTAAGGAATCTGTAAATGAGTGTACCTAAATGCATCCCCAACTTACCTGAATTGAGAAAACATCTTCAATTGGCATCAGGAAGGGTTTGTCAAGCTGGCGTACAGGGTCAGGAATGTACTCATCCACAGATTCCATTAACTTTAAGATTGCCTTTTTGCCAATCTCATCATTTGTGCCTTGTAAAGCCGATAGAGCTGAACCCCGGATAATCGGAATTTCATCCCCAGGGAACTTGTAGAAGCTAAGAAGCTCTGCCAGAAATAGAAAGCAAATTTATAAGAACTTAGATTGAATATAAAGCTATCAGCTAATGAAATGATCTCTTAAATGATAAATGATTATATCTACTAACCACGGAGCTCCATTTCAACCAGCTCTATCAACTCCGGATCATCGACAGCATCAACTTTATTGAGAAAACATACAAGTGATGGCACACCAACCTGGGCAATACACACAATAAGAAAAGTATACACATTATCATACACCATAAATGCACGAGATAAAACACATCAGTTTGAACTTTTTAAAATCTAATAACATAAAATACCCACTTGGCGAGCAAGCAGAATGTGTTCCTTAGTTTGTGGCATAGGCCCATCGGGAGCAGAGACAACCAGAATACCTCCATCCATTTGGGCAGCTCCAGTAATCATGTTCTGCATATTAACCATTCATATTAGATGACTAAATCCATGCACAAGACTACTTAATATTATTCCCTCGAATTCAAAGCTTACTTTGACATAATCTGCATGTCCTGGGCAGTCCACATGCGCATAATGGCGCTTCACAGTCTCGTATTCTACATGAGCCTACAAAATAAAGGCAAACCTAAGGTAGGTGGGAATAATAATTCGAGAAGACGGGCCAGAAACAAATGGAAACTAGTAGGGGTTGTTTGGTATCCTTCTTGAGTCCAATTTCTTGTTTTTGAAACTAATGAGTACTAAGTAATTTAGCTACATTCATCATTttcgaaaacaaaaaattggatcCAAGAAGGATACCAAACAGACGCCATTCCAAGAATATAAAAAGCCAAGCTGATAATAAAGACAAACTTCTAACCGTTGCAATTGTAATTCCTCTCTTTTTCTCCTCAGGGGCCTTATCAATTTCGTCAAAGGCCACAGCCTTAGCTTTCCCTTCTTCTGCCAGTACCTGAGAAAAACTCGAAACATTATATTATGATcgaaaagtttccattttttcCTCCAACTCTCTCATATGAACTGGGTCCGTCCCATTTCATGTGACGGAGATGGGACTAAAGTTGGGAAAGCAGTTATCTTTAGCAACATCATTTTATGCTATGTTTTATGAAGCAAATGCAGAGATAGAAATACAGCCCACAAAACCTCATATACAAGACAACCAATACATCGAAATGACCGACCTTTGTAATTGCGGCAGTCAGCGTCGTTTTTCCATGATCAACGTGTCCGATTGTTCCAACATTCACATGAGGTTTTCTGTACATGCATTCACAATACGATTACAATTCACAATCCAAAAAACTCACATCCAATGACGCAAAATCCAATTCagataaaaacaattaaacccaATAACAAAAACTCAAACGGTGCAAATCTCTCAATTAATTCGCTGCAAAAGGTCCTAATTTCTTACGAAAatgaaaaattcaaactttaagCAACAGAGACAACGAGTGAACACTAACGTGCGTGTGAAGGTGGCCATGGATCGCCACCAAGGACTAGGACTACAAGATCGGTCATTTCCGAAAGCAGCGTCGGAGATTGGAGAACCGGCGGCGGCGATCGATCCTCGGCCGCACAAGTAGATATGCGAGGAGTAGGGGAGGATGCGCCTGGACCCAGGGTTCCTGAGAGCGACCGCAGCCATTGAAATGAAGGAAGAAGCAGAGAGACAGAGATGGACTTTTGGCTTCACAGCCTTCCCTACTCAGTATGGCGGAGATTTGAGCGTTGGGGTTTTAGGGCTTTTGGGGATTTCACGAGGGTTTTTGCGGACGGGCGATTTTGGTTAGAACTTAGAACCCGTTAAAACGCACCCGTTTCAATCGGAAACATTTCCTCTCTGGGTCTCCTACCAAGGCTATGGGATCAAATGATCCGggcctttgaaatttcatctaACGATTCACCTATTTTGATGCTTTAAAAGATATAATAATTTTTAGCTgttggatgaaatttcaaagaccCAGATCACTTTATCCAGCCCGTCTAACGACCTGTATTAAACAAAACCAATATGATTACGTATTATGTAATTAATTATCTTTTGGTctagtgatattaatttatttataaaataagatGTTAAACTATATCAGACTCTTTCATGTTAAATAAGATGTTACATCAGAGAGATTTATAAACCTAAATATAGTTGTGGGTTGGAACTTGGAGGACAAAATACATGAAATTTCAAAAACTAGAAGGAAAAACTCAAAGTTTATTCTTCAGTTGGACAATGTGAAAGAATATTATTTATGtataaaactaaatcaaactttagatttttatttttaagagttaattatttgtttataaAATAGGATGTAAAATATAGTTTTGACTATAAgcaaatagaatttaaaatttttgtgtaaactaaaaaaaaatatatagttgttgaccctaaaaactaccaagcctacatggcgtgcaggccgagtaatctataagctaactacgtcattcggttgaatgcgaggcgtgccaactcgttggccgagctcggccgaggagtaaatttgttgatgttgcgttgggtgcgcggccgACTTCTGCGTCTTGTGATTGCGGCCGatgaaggaacacgtctcggcctcttgggttctcgaacctgaagacaaggctactattcttacgaagttcacgaatcgtcgtcgtcggattcgattacagtgatggtattcgtcagagtaaactcacgccgaatcgacaccaaagtgtaagggcacaaatactcaaagtggatatgagtcttaatagtgaacgtggttcggccgtctgaatgccgaactctaaatcccacttgagagtatccaatcataaaataactcggcgagcaatgcgccgagctcagtaagctataacacctcacttcgccgagaaggctaatgagatgaccatAATCAACAAGGATTcggaaacccttctcgaccgagacttggataggtaaccaaccgtcctcgccacagtgctgttgatgccaacggaagatgctgcgagatcggctgattctacggcgacagagttatctatgccgactgaagatatcactggttactttcacagtgctgttgataccaacggaagatgtgtcagcgaaaagataaaat
Encoded proteins:
- the LOC108174617 gene encoding uncharacterized protein: MDLDVALREEEPDVPEEDDSTKITNKYEKWHKANRMAILIMKRAMSDTVRGGTADMESAKEFLASIEAKFKESDKAETGNLMNSLMTTKFVDGSAREHILGLIDIATKLNALDVAISDPFLVHLALNSLPSEYSQLKSTYNAQKEKWNLNELIAICVREHKIREKQCC
- the LOC103449074 gene encoding uncharacterized protein, with the protein product MAEKLCLMASHGYPHGRVLHQEQLMSVIKDFQPFMPSFGAKEEITKLGSLKLVPQQCEEPWKLTSGVPEANWFVKTVSEIERPPLNLQDVCPDSVLFSIGIAEHFIKREKMLQFLRSGEGEVERGAVDITLLYDLMGLHEMGQQPLMPSLIYPRSEFNTQKPLLDFVGDLHWSSKITVQPDGRVLFTGTEAEMKHLLSVVAEFYSLRNTVVWKKQSVLVPHFKSVGSREAGVIIDGTLVNMQATTLAPLKSPEKVKTKAPKRRSGKKAGKDRDLYERNYFHACESLLSIMMNRKQHGKLAVLSLKKSGPELPELLTQFSAGIAGTGLAVLFSVLCKVASGRVPLCASKLLNTGVAFALVWLSWGVNKLRDTVVQIRKNSKKPGLQEEEIMKRVDRSVNEIYLRAGTLMAVAVLRLA
- the LOC103449073 gene encoding elongation factor Tu, mitochondrial-like → MAAVALRNPGSRRILPYSSHIYLCGRGSIAAAGSPISDAAFGNDRSCSPSPWWRSMATFTRTKPHVNVGTIGHVDHGKTTLTAAITKVLAEEGKAKAVAFDEIDKAPEEKKRGITIATAHVEYETVKRHYAHVDCPGHADYVKNMITGAAQMDGGILVVSAPDGPMPQTKEHILLARQVGVPSLVCFLNKVDAVDDPELIELVEMELRELLSFYKFPGDEIPIIRGSALSALQGTNDEIGKKAILKLMESVDEYIPDPVRQLDKPFLMPIEDVFSIQGRGTVATGRVEQGTIKVGEEVEILGLHQGAPLKTVVTGVEMFKKILDHGQAGDNVGLLLRGLKREDIQRGQVIAKPGTVKTHKRFEAEIYVLTKDEGGRHTAFFSNYRPQFYLRTADITGKVELPENVKMVMPGDNVTAVFELIQPVPLEQGQRFALREGGRTVGAGVVSKVL